The following is a genomic window from Nicotiana tabacum cultivar K326 chromosome 3, ASM71507v2, whole genome shotgun sequence.
GTTTTGACAGTTGATTATGGCCAGAATCTGTGACATTATTCAGTGCAAATAAGCAACCAAAGTGATGAAAGCGCAAGCAACAAACGACAACTTTATAAAAATGACATGTAAATAACAAATAGAATCAATTAATTCTCGGCATCTTTTGGTTCATCTCTAATATCCCTCAACACCAAATTAATATTCTACCACATTAAATTTGTGTTCTTAATTTGTTACTACTTAATTATGATTCAAACCCAGATCTATAGAATTCTCTTAGATATAGATTTCTTTTAACTTtctttatcaatttcttccaaagcccttttatattattattattcttaaaATGGTGGACAAagaagatggtggaaaatggatgaggaagaagatgaaaatgGGAAAGGAGGAAGGTCAGCAACAAATTGATAGGGGCGGGGTTCTGGGGAAGAAGAACAGGGAGGGGTGAGTTAAAGTGAAGggaaacaaaataattttaaaaagcaaaaatttaaaattttgacacgtgtCCTTTAAGTAAGAATTGAGATAAAAATTTCTACAGTTTATCGCGCTTATAATTTTTGTTAAACACGtgcgtgccacatagcaaaaataGTGTGTATTTGACACACTCtggaaaggttgagtgtgtaaagtTATTTTCGTCCACAAAAAATGTATAACAGGGATTTGGTTCATAGTTAAGTAGCTAACTAATGTATTTTGCCTTTTAACAAACATACAACATCTGATTTATGTGACGTCTTCATCCTGCATTCCTTCTAACTTCCACAGCAACACATATAATAAGTTAGTTAAGGTCGTTCTCATTGCCCATAAATCCTAATGTAATTATCCAATAACAGAAAAAAGATCTACGGTCAATGCCAGCACTAGATCACCCATCCTACGGCTAACAATGGACCAAATTATCCTGGCCTACAGGGGATATTCAATCTAACAATGAACAACACACACCTCCTCTATCTAGGGTTCAAGTCCAAAAACCTTTGCACTAAACCCTCAGTGCTTCCCTCGTACACCCATCTCATCAAATCAATCATTCCCTCAATTCAGCATCTGGCTTTTCAAGATTCTATCTTATAACTAACACTCAGTTTTCCACCAAAGGTGTAAACTTTGTACCTGTAACTGTAAGTTACTTTTTCTATTCTTTCTTGATTTATAGAGCAAACCAAATAGTGGGGTTTTGATAAATTATGGTTATTCTTGGTTTATAATTATTAAAGTTTGAATCTTGAAAAGTTTTTTAAAGGGATAATTATATGGGGAAATCAGGTGGTAGGAAGAAAAAGGGTGGTGTTGCTCAAAGTCAAATTCAAAATCAGAATCAAGGGGCTGTAGGGGAGAGTCATAAACCTGTTGCTGTTAATGGTACTGTTGATTTGGACTCATCCATTTTCTTAAAAAGAGCTCATGAACTGAAAGAAGAGGGAAATAAAAGATTTCAGGCTAAGGATTTTGTAGGTGCTTTACAACAATATGAGAATGCTCTCAAACTTACACCAAAGACACACCCAGAAAGAGCTGTATTCCACAGCAATAGAGCGGCGTGTTTGATGCAAATGAAGTCCATTGATTATGATTCTGTTATTTCTGAGTGTACTATGGCACTTCAGGTTCAGCCCCATTTTGTTAGGGCCCTTCTACGAAGGGCTCGTGCATTTGAGGCTGTTGGAAAGTATGAAATGGCAATGCAAGATGTGCAGATGCTACTGGATGCTGACAGGAATCACCGGGATGCTTTGGAAATTGCAGGGCGATTGAGTATGATACTTGGTCCTCGCCAGCAAGACCTTTGGAGCCGCCCATCTCCAGCTGCCCTTGGTGCGTCTGCGGTGGGTGCAGCCTCTATTGCCGGTCTAGGACCGTGTTTACCTTCTCGATCAATGTCTAAGAAGCTAACACCTTCAGCTGGGGCTTCGGTTGTATCAGCTAATAATAAACCAGATAAGCCCTCTCGTGTTAAGCCTGCTGAAAATGGTACTCAGGGCAAAGTTCAGATGCCGAGGGTTGTCTTGAAGCCTTCAAATGGTCCTTCTAAACCAAATGCAAGTCCTAGTAGGGATGACAAGAAGGAGCTGGCTTCTTTGTCAGCATCACTTACAGTCCACGGACATTCTAAGGATGCTGTGATTCGTTGGAGGCCATTGAAGCTTGTTTATGATCATGATATAAGGCTTGCCCAAATGCCTGTAAATTGCAGTTTTCGAGTGTTCAGGGATATTGTTACAAAACGGTTTCCAATGTCTAAGTCTGTTCTTGTTAAATATAAGGACGGTGATGGTGATTTAGTAACTATTACCTGCACCGGTGAGCTTAGATTGGCCGAGTCCTGGGTTGATAGTTTAGTACCAAAAGACCCTGACGCAGATGAAGGTGACTCCATTGGGATGTTGAGATTGCATATTGTTGAGGTGAGTCCTGAACAAGAACCAGCTTTGTTGGAAGAGGAAGAGAGGCCTGTCGAGAGTGAGGAGACTATAGAAGATGAGAGTGGATCCCATTCTTCACTAAGTGATTCCATGATGGAAACTCAGGACAGTGAGATTAACAAGACAGAGAAGGGTACTACCAAAGAGAAAACCACAACGGAAGATCCTGAATGTAAGGAAGTTGAGATGGATGATTGGCTGTTCGAGTTTGCTCAGTTATTCAGGACCCACGTTGGCATTGATCCAGATGCTCACATTGACTTGCATGAGCTCGGAATGGAGCTCAGCTCTGAAGCCCTTGAGGAAACTGTGACAAGTGAAGCGGCTCAAGCTCTCTTTGACAAGGCTGCATTAAAGTTTCAGGAAGTGGCTGCTCTGGCTTTTTTCAACTGGGGAAATGTTCACATGTGCGCGGCCAGGAAACGAATGCCGATCGATGATTCTGCTTCAAAGGAGATGATGGCTACTAAGCTTCAAGCAGCCTATGACTGGGTGAAAGAAAAATATTCTCTGGCCAAAGAGAAGTATGAGGAGGCTCTCTTGATTAAACCAGATTTTTATGAGGGGTTGCTGGCATTAGGGCAGCAGCAATTTGAAATGGCAAAACTCCACTGGTCTTTTGTCTTGGCTAAGAAAGAGGACCTGTCAAATTGGGATCCTACTGAGACGCTTGCTCTATTTGGAAGTGCAGAAGAGAAAATGAAAGCAGCGACTGAAATGTGGGAAAAGCTGGAGGAGCTGAGGGCTAATGAACTAAGGGATCCTAGTGCAAGCAAGAAAGATGAACTACTAAGGAGAAGGAAGAAACAGGGAAGCGGTCCTGAAGCTGAGATGTCGGCTGCAGGTGGTCCAGGTGAAATTTCAGCTGATGAGGCTGCGCAGCAAGCTGCTGTAATGAGATCTCAAATACATTTGTTTTGGGGTAATATGCTTTTTGAGCGGTCTCAAGTTGAATGTAAATTGGGGATGACTGGTTGGAAGAAGAACCTTGATACTGCAGTCGAGCGATTTAAGCTTGCTGGAGCTTCTGAGATTGACATCTCAACAGTTCTGAAAAATCATTGTTCCAATGAAGAAGCTTCTCAGCAAATGGTTGAGAGCCCGAAGACTGAAGGGGCTGATAATTCGAATAACAAGAATGATGCTAGTCAAGCTTAGGCGGTGACCTGACAATAAATTTGCAATAATTATTTCTTTACAAAAAATTTACATACGTGAAACCAGAAAATTTTGGCTTTCGAACATCAATTAGACATTTAGGATCTGCATTCATGATGAAACAAGAATCGTGTGATGGAAACAATTATCAATTTGTGACATACAGTTTTTCAAAggtttctttctcttattttgctCTCTATtggaagtacatatttcagattCCATGTGTGTCATGGCTGAAGAGACGTTGTTGCTAGTATAATTGTTACTACCTTTGAAAGGGATTTTGGAACTTAATGCAAAGCTACTATAACTGTTTTTTGGACATTTTCAAATTGATTCATAGAAAGCCAGCTGCTTTGACTTAGTTGTTCCCTATATCAATTTCTCTTGTAATAACAAAGGAAGATTAAGCTGGCCAACCATGTCGTTTTTTGCTCATATCCTTTTTCATTGCTTTCACTTTCTGAAAAGTTCACTCAACCTTTTGATTTCTTGTTTGAAATGGGGAAAAAGGTGAAAGCTGATTATTGTTGAGCTGGAACCATATCGTTCTACGAGGTATAGGTTTAAGGGTTTAATATTGAAGCTTTTGTTTCTCTATATCTGAAGCTATAACTTGTGATCTGGTCCATGCGATAGCATTATCTCGGAACTGTAGGTGTTAgctaaatatttatgttggatctaTGAACCCCAAGGCCATTATTGAGTGCTTAAGGTGTAGTAGTAACAACCTGGAGAACCTAGGCCCGATGATCAGCTATCTGCTTCAACTCTTTGGTGTACCGGATTACTTGGTCCCTGTGCATGTGAGATATAGGGGGCTGCTCAATGGTTTAGTTGAGCTGTGCTTCATGCTGATCCGGACATCACCAtcgtaaaagaaaagaaatgtgTGCTCTTTGTGTAATGAGCAAGATCCAAATTCTTGCCCTCCTCTACATCCCTTTCTGAGTCCAATTCTGTTTTTTTTAACCTGTCTCTTTATGTCTTTAATAGGATTAATCTATTTTTTGTCATTTCATCTGGTAGTTCCAGAAGATTATTATTTTATAATCCAAGCAGTTCTAGCCATTAAGGGCACATGAGATAACTCTGTATAGGTATGATGCTCCTGAATTCTGACATAGCGCATAACATTGTTTGCTGGTTTACATTTTGTCACTAATGTTTCTGAAATCTGCACGCGTTTAACGCTCATTGGCCGGGGAGGAAAGAAAACTACCAGTGCAGTGTACGATCTTAGATTTACCAAATGAATGTTCTTGAAATATATAAATTCTGACTGGATATTCGGTTTGGATATTGTTAAGTGCTTTTCATATTGAGTTTCAGTTCTCGCACTCAGGTCACTGACAaggtaatttttggaaaattcaAGGTAATTTTGCTAGAAAAGAGTTAATTCAAGTTAAAAGGAACTTTTTTGAGAACATAGCAATAAACTCCTCTTAGACTACCAGACAACAGTACATGAAAAACCCCAAGTGGCATAAAACAAGAAAAACACCCCCACTAATCAACATAAGCAAATCATTATTACATCATCATAATCTTAACACTAAGCCATTTTCTTCTCATTAATCAGTTTTCTAATTAATACTCCATCAAAGTCTCAAACAGTAGCTATTGGGGCAGAGTTGACAGTAGTTTCCACAGCCTTCATTGCTTCAAACCTTGGCTCCTTAGCCTGGAATTTAAGACCTGCATATAATTTCATATAGTCCTCAAAAACAAACTTAGGATAAATGACTTTGTTCTCTTTCTCCAACAATTCTGGTGCTGGATAGATGACAGCATCACTCCCCGGGTTATAGAACGAAGCTATGGACATTCTGTTTCCATCAGGCTGAGCAATCACCCTATGCTCCACACTCTTGTACTTTCCATTTGTAATCACCTAAAAGTTAACCAAATAGTAAAAAATCATATCTGATAATGTAAACACTCTTTACAATAACAGTGTATACAAGTTAAATCCTTACCTCAAGTTGGTCTCCGAGGTTGATGACAATGGAGTGGCGCATTGGTGGAACATCGATCCATTTGTCATCTTTGAGTAGTTGGAGACCACTGACTTTGTCATCTTGGAATAGAAGGATGATTCCACCAGCATCAGTGTGAGCCCTGAGGCCTTTAATCAAATCAGGCTTGGGGCATGGTGGATAGTTGCTAACTTTGGTGCCAAAAGTAGGACCCTTTGAACCATAAAAGGCTTTCTTCAAGTAACCTTGCTCCAGTCCTAGATTTTCACAGAGCAAGTCCAAAAGTTGCTCAGCTAATTTCTCTAGCTTTTCAGCAAACTCCTTCATGATTTTCCTGTCATGTTTCATGTAAAGTCAGCAAATCAAAGGTTGAATTCGGGATCTAGAGCATGAGTTTGTTTTGATTCTATGtataaatttttgatttttttaatcaAATATAGTACAAAGTAGTACATAATTTGAACAAAAAGGTagcctggtgcactaagctcccgctatacgCAGGGTGCGGGAAgtgccggaccacaagggtctattgtatgcagtctTACCTGCATTCCCGCAAGAGGCTGCTTTCAC
Proteins encoded in this region:
- the LOC107785347 gene encoding protein CLMP1-like isoform X1, translating into MGKSGGRKKKGGVAQSQIQNQNQGAVGESHKPVAVNGTVDLDSSIFLKRAHELKEEGNKRFQAKDFVGALQQYENALKLTPKTHPERAVFHSNRAACLMQMKSIDYDSVISECTMALQVQPHFVRALLRRARAFEAVGKYEMAMQDVQMLLDADRNHRDALEIAGRLSMILGPRQQDLWSRPSPAALGASAVGAASIAGLGPCLPSRSMSKKLTPSAGASVVSANNKPDKPSRVKPAENGTQGKVQMPRVVLKPSNGPSKPNASPSRDDKKELASLSASLTVHGHSKDAVIRWRPLKLVYDHDIRLAQMPVNCSFRVFRDIVTKRFPMSKSVLVKYKDGDGDLVTITCTGELRLAESWVDSLVPKDPDADEGDSIGMLRLHIVEVSPEQEPALLEEEERPVESEETIEDESGSHSSLSDSMMETQDSEINKTEKGTTKEKTTTEDPECKEVEMDDWLFEFAQLFRTHVGIDPDAHIDLHELGMELSSEALEETVTSEAAQALFDKAALKFQEVAALAFFNWGNVHMCAARKRMPIDDSASKEMMATKLQAAYDWVKEKYSLAKEKYEEALLIKPDFYEGLLALGQQQFEMAKLHWSFVLAKKEDLSNWDPTETLALFGSAEEKMKAATEMWEKLEELRANELRDPSASKKDELLRRRKKQGSGPEAEMSAAGGPGEISADEAAQQAAVMRSQIHLFWGNMLFERSQVECKLGMTGWKKNLDTAVERFKLAGASEIDISTVLKNHCSNEEASQQMVESPKTEGADNSNNKNDASQA
- the LOC107785347 gene encoding protein CLMP1-like isoform X2, translating into MQMKSIDYDSVISECTMALQVQPHFVRALLRRARAFEAVGKYEMAMQDVQMLLDADRNHRDALEIAGRLSMILGPRQQDLWSRPSPAALGASAVGAASIAGLGPCLPSRSMSKKLTPSAGASVVSANNKPDKPSRVKPAENGTQGKVQMPRVVLKPSNGPSKPNASPSRDDKKELASLSASLTVHGHSKDAVIRWRPLKLVYDHDIRLAQMPVNCSFRVFRDIVTKRFPMSKSVLVKYKDGDGDLVTITCTGELRLAESWVDSLVPKDPDADEGDSIGMLRLHIVEVSPEQEPALLEEEERPVESEETIEDESGSHSSLSDSMMETQDSEINKTEKGTTKEKTTTEDPECKEVEMDDWLFEFAQLFRTHVGIDPDAHIDLHELGMELSSEALEETVTSEAAQALFDKAALKFQEVAALAFFNWGNVHMCAARKRMPIDDSASKEMMATKLQAAYDWVKEKYSLAKEKYEEALLIKPDFYEGLLALGQQQFEMAKLHWSFVLAKKEDLSNWDPTETLALFGSAEEKMKAATEMWEKLEELRANELRDPSASKKDELLRRRKKQGSGPEAEMSAAGGPGEISADEAAQQAAVMRSQIHLFWGNMLFERSQVECKLGMTGWKKNLDTAVERFKLAGASEIDISTVLKNHCSNEEASQQMVESPKTEGADNSNNKNDASQA
- the LOC107785346 gene encoding 1-aminocyclopropane-1-carboxylate oxidase (The RefSeq protein has 1 substitution compared to this genomic sequence) — protein: MELLNTEQRAATMETIKDACENWGFFEVVNHGISHELLDTVEKLTKGHYKKCMEERFKEMVASKGLEAVQTEIKDFDWESTFFLKHLPISNISEVPDLEDEYRKIMKEFAEKLEKLAEQLLDLLCENLGLEQGYLKKAFYGSKGPTFGTKVSNYPPCPKPDLIKGLRAHTDAGGIILLFQDDKVSGLQLLKDDKWIDVPPMRHSIVINLGDQLEVITNGKYKSVEHRVIAQPDGNRMSIASFYNPGSDAVIYPAPELLEKENKVIYPKFVFEDYMKLYAGLKFQAKEPRFEAMKAVETTVNSAPIATV